The Aspergillus flavus chromosome 2, complete sequence region GGTCATTTTGCTCATGTGGCTAGTTGGCTGTGTCATCATGCTGGGTTGTTTCCATCAAAGTGAAAACAGACCCATCCGACGATTGGAGGAAAAGTTTGGATTTTGATGAGAACCTGTTGTTGATTGAATATTGGACCCAATGAAGTGTCTCAAGTTCCGCAAATCTTGCGCCTCGTGTGGTATGCTCAACGACCAGTTCCACTCAATAAGCGCCTATGTTCTTGGTGAGCGCTTCGCCGATAAGGATTGGCAAGTGGCCCCATATATAAGCAATTGCGATAAACGCAAGAGGGACTGAGCAAAGAaattgaaggagaaagacagCCCTTATTCCTAAGCTACCCAGTATAAGCACTACATTCACTAGCGATTAGTATCTGGACATCAATGCCACTGAAACGGGGTGAAGTTGAATTGTTTCTAGTATGAATGTGAAGCCCCGCGTCCATTGTATGTACTCACGTGAGGCTAACCATATTCAGTTAGCATGGTTTAATCGGGCCCTCCGTCTCGTTTCCAAGTCCGTAATAAGATGAACAGCGCTGGTGGAGTTCTTCTATCATCGATCCTTGTTGCCTTTTCCCTTACGGCTTGAAAGGGTCGGTGTTCTCCTGCCGACTTTTGGTGTTGACACGGAGCGTTCCCGATTCATTTTATGGAATACGTCcttaaaaaggaaaagcgtATACCCTCAAAACCTCATAGCGAACCGAAGCAATAACACTTATTGTAGATGATGATACCTTCCTTCAATAATCATGCCGTAAAGATGCAAGTAGGGAATGGATAGTCTCTGGACACTGTTTATATATGAGGACTTCACGCCAACACcctccgtacggagtacattcaacatcatccaAGCGCCAGATGCAACCGGACCTTCGAAGCTACGTGGACCATTTATCTTGATTCGGATTGCTCTGCAGCAATTTTGATCGAATTGGCATGAAGAACTCGAGTGCAGACATGAGAGCTCGGGTGTCTGTTGTGCAAATTGACGTCGCCGCCTGCCACGTCACCAGTGAACATCATTAGTTACGCTTCAGATCCGGTGGTAACTACTGGTACTTCCATGTTCATTTCCTCCGTGTTCAAGGTATGTTTCAGCAACATATGCTTTCACGGACCTATagcttgaagaagaatagtCTCGGGACTGTGGTAGATTACTGATAGGAATTTTCAATGAAACAATATGGGATTATCTTGATCGAGTAACTGAACAAGAAGCATTCTTTCATGATCTATTTAATGTCCCCAGCCTCGGGCTCGTCATCAACTTTAGCCAGCCCATGCTGCTTCAGCAGAGCATTAATTTCGTCAGCATTCCACAGGTGGTGGTAAACCTTCCCTTCCTGAGTCTTTCCCACCGTTGCAAATTCAACTGTGAAAAGAGGATTTAGTAAATTTCGCTAGATGGAAGTAGTGGGATAGGGATCGGGTAAATATTCCATGCGCCGCCACTTACTCTTCTCACTGCTTAACTTTGTGGAGTCCATAGTCTTGCTCAGAACCTTGACGGCCATAGCACACGCCTCCTTCAAATCACAGTCTTCCTTGTAATCTTGTTTGAGCAAGCTCTGGGCACTTGCGTTGTTTGCTCCCACGCTAGTGGCCTTCCAACCACCGTAGTTGCCACTGGGATTGCTCTGGTACAACTGGAACTCCCGCAGAGGGTCGTAGCCGGCATAGATGAACGAGACACCGAATGGACGGAGACCACCATGCTGGGTGTATCCCTGTTTCAGATCACACAGTCGACGGACGAGTTGCTCACATGGGATTTCTTCGTCGTAGGTAAGAAGATAACGCTGGGCGGCTTGTCGGGCGTAGTTGATTAGGATGTTTGCATCTGCCGTCATACCTGCCACGGCACAGATCATGTTACTACCCGGAAGATTAGCTTTTGAATACAGCCACGATAAAATGTCTGCAAAGGATATCATCCGTACTCGTTCAGAGTATAAAGTTTCTCCGCAGAAGTGTCCTGCTCTAGCAGCTTGCTAGtcactttcttctctgctgCAAGAACGATTCCATCCTTAGCCAAAATTCCTAGAGCCGTGCCGGCGTGCGAAATTGCTTCGAGCGCATATTCAACCTGGTAAAGGCGACCTTcgggggagaagatggtAGTCTATCGAACAGCGTCATCGGTTAGCTAGAGCTTCCGGGCTAAGAGGATTACGGAATGAGTGTACCCTGGAATCGTATCGTCGTGACATATCGAATGTGACGTAAAAGCGGGACAACTAGAAAGAAAGGAGTCTTTGTAGATGGGCGAAGgtggagggaaaagaaagggaggttGTGAGGAGGAATGGGCTATGGTCAAGCTGTGTAGGGTGGGTTGGGGTGAGCTCCAAGTGACAGTCAGTGACCAGGCAACTCGCCCTGCGCGTCCAGCGGCTTGCTATTTGCCAAGCTCGGGCCCACGCCTTTACCTCTAGTTTCTATGCGAAGCTCTCGACTGCCGCAAAATTGCACGCGCTCTCCGCTACAAAGGTATTTTTCCAAATTCGTCTATGGATACAAACATCTGGAAATTCTTGAGCCGATAACTCATCGAACCCATATTTTCTGTGCATCGCGATTACAATGCTCAAGTCCACCTAtacccctccccctccactACCACCAGGTTGGACCGAGCATAGAGCTCCTTCGGGTGCGTCACATCGCCATTGTCATGGAATCTCTCTTGTCTGACCGGTTGTAGGCCACttgtattattataactcGCAAACAAAACAATCCACCTATACTAGACCTCAGGCATCTGCCGCTCCACCCCAACCTCAATCGGCCCCGTCTGCACCCGATACCACTCACAACAATCCTTATCTCACTCCGGATACTTTACCTCCATTTTCCTCGACGCCTTATGCACCTCAGGGTTTGGGGTTCGGCACGTCTATTCAAGCAACATCTCAACACGGTCAAAATCGGGGCGGCTTtcgtggaggaagaggctaTCACGATCGCAGGAATAGAGGACCGGAAGATAGGCCGAAATCGAAACATGCCCTACCCAGCTGTGCACCCTGGGTACTTGTTGAAACCAAATTGGGAAGGAGATTTGTCCACAACCCTGAAACAAAGGAAAGTTTTTGGAAAATTCCACCGGAGGTATTGAAAGGAGTCGTGGAGTACGACCGTAtacagagagagagaaaagaaaaggcggAGCGCAGTGAAGACATCGATGACGAGAGTTCCGTACTTGAAAGGGAAACTGAAACATCTGGTAAACAGCATCATGAGCAGAAAGGAATCACCCCGGCTGCATATGCAGGTGAAGAAAGCGATGAATATGAGGAAGTCGAAGTTACAGATAGCGAAGGTGAAGATGCGGAGGATCATCCTTCCAAACGACCGAAAACAGAGGGCGAAGAtggccaacaacaaccctTGGAGTTCACGGAAGAAGATATCGAGTATCAACTGGCCGCTATGGGTGAAGAATATGGCCTTGATCCCGGCGAATATGGTGAACCAGGCGAAGATGGCTGGGAAGAAGGTGCTGAGGGACTACCACTcacagaagaagacgcaACTGCTCTGTTCCGTGACCTTCTTGATGATTACCACATTAACCCGTATGCAACCTGGGAGAAGATTATTGAAGAGGGCCGGATTATAGAGGACTCTCGTTACACCGCGCTTCCGAATATGAGGTCACGTAGGGAAGTTTGGTCTCATTGGAGCCGTGACCGGATCCAAGTGCTTAAGGaacagaaagagagacaagagaaaaaggaccCGCGCATCAAATATCTAGCTTTCCTTGAAGCGCACGCTACCCCCAAGCTATATTGGCCGGAATTCAAACGCAAGTATCGCAAGGAGGCCGAAATGAAAGACTCTCAGCTGTCCGATAAGGACCGAGAGAAATTCTATCGCGACTTAATGTCGCGGTTAAAACAGCCGGAAAGCACTCGCAAGTCCGAACTCTCCGCCTTGCTGAAGTCCGTCCCCCTGCATGATTTAAATCGCTCGTCGAGCCTGGAAGCTCTCCCTCCAACTATCATTACCGATATCAGATATATCTCTCTGCCTGCGAAGGTTCGCGACCCCCTTATTGAGACCTACATATCTACTTTGCCTCCAGCGCCTGAGCAGGGTGAGCATATGACTGCAGAGCAACGAGAAGAGGCAGAGCGTAAGAGATTGGAGCGCGAAAAGCGTGAGAAGGCTTTGGCAGAACGGGAGAAACAAG contains the following coding sequences:
- a CDS encoding putative proteasome component Pre9; its protein translation is MSRRYDSRTTIFSPEGRLYQVEYALEAISHAGTALGILAKDGIVLAAEKKVTSKLLEQDTSAEKLYTLNDNMICAVAGMTADANILINYARQAAQRYLLTYDEEIPCEQLVRRLCDLKQGYTQHGGLRPFGVSFIYAGYDPLREFQLYQSNPSGNYGGWKATSVGANNASAQSLLKQDYKEDCDLKEACAMAVKVLSKTMDSTKLSSEKIEFATVGKTQEGKVYHHLWNADEINALLKQHGLAKVDDEPEAGDIK
- a CDS encoding transcription factor protein (FF domain protein) — encoded protein: MLKSTYTPPPPLPPGWTEHRAPSGHLYYYNSQTKQSTYTRPQASAAPPQPQSAPSAPDTTHNNPYLTPDTLPPFSSTPYAPQGLGFGTSIQATSQHGQNRGGFRGGRGYHDRRNRGPEDRPKSKHALPSCAPWVLVETKLGRRFVHNPETKESFWKIPPEVLKGVVEYDRIQRERKEKAERSEDIDDESSVLERETETSGKQHHEQKGITPAAYAGEESDEYEEVEVTDSEGEDAEDHPSKRPKTEGEDGQQQPLEFTEEDIEYQLAAMGEEYGLDPGEYGEPGEDGWEEGAEGLPLTEEDATALFRDLLDDYHINPYATWEKIIEEGRIIEDSRYTALPNMRSRREVWSHWSRDRIQVLKEQKERQEKKDPRIKYLAFLEAHATPKLYWPEFKRKYRKEAEMKDSQLSDKDREKFYRDLMSRLKQPESTRKSELSALLKSVPLHDLNRSSSLEALPPTIITDIRYISLPAKVRDPLIETYISTLPPAPEQGEHMTAEQREEAERKRLEREKREKALAEREKQVQEDKRKQWGDLARGRNLLREGQAEIEEALRIGKAGLRSHIEGEQDSSKEGEAQEGK